The Triticum aestivum cultivar Chinese Spring chromosome 7B, IWGSC CS RefSeq v2.1, whole genome shotgun sequence genome window below encodes:
- the LOC123156725 gene encoding fatty acid desaturase DES2, translating into MTCSSMSPASSWCGDHGSREHKIDIMGAGGRMTEEREKQELLGRASASEIFQHAPTDKPAFTLAQIKEAIPPHCFQCSLIKSFSYVVYDLVISASLLYAALVWIPALLSMQQLGACPLYWVPHFDFLTLRAATRQTGGGRQQ; encoded by the exons ATGACGTGCTCCTCCATGTCTCCCGCGAGTTCTTGGTGTGGCGATCATGGCTCCAGAGAGCATAAAAT CGACATCATGGGTGCTGGTGGCAGAATGACGGAGGAGCGGGAGAAGCAGGAGCTGCTCGGACGCGCTAGCGCCAGTGAGATCTTCCAGCATGCGCCGACGGACAAGCCGGCATTCACGCTGGCCCAGATCAAGGAGGCAATCCCGCCTCACTGCTTCCAGTGCTCGTTGATCAAGTCCTTCTCCTATGTGGTCTATGACCTCGTCATCAGCGCGTCCCTCCTGTACGCCGCGTTGGTCTGGATCCCAGCACTCTTGAGCATGCAACAGCTGGGCGCCTGTCCGCTCTACTGGGTGCCTCATTTTGATTTTCTTACCTTG AGGGCTGCGACGAGGCAGACAGGTGGCGGGCGGCAACAATAG